The Sediminispirochaeta bajacaliforniensis DSM 16054 genome has a segment encoding these proteins:
- a CDS encoding chemotaxis protein CheD: MHLLHNHSLGKDVAFLHPGDFHATGESILISTVLGSCVSVVLWDVQKRQAGMNHFMLPGEPKRVFYLDENGKYGMNAMELLINMLMKMGSAKNQLVAKVFGGAMVLATTRSEALSISRANIDFAFNYLELEKIRIISSDVGGNQARKIIMDPTTGKVLLKRLPHVRDTEIRSEESGYLDRLKQQEKNGAVVSFFQESKNEVRQ; this comes from the coding sequence GTGCATCTGCTTCATAACCATAGCTTAGGAAAGGACGTTGCCTTTCTTCATCCCGGCGACTTCCATGCAACAGGCGAATCGATTCTAATATCGACGGTCCTTGGTTCCTGCGTTTCGGTCGTGCTCTGGGATGTCCAAAAGAGGCAGGCAGGGATGAACCATTTCATGCTTCCGGGTGAGCCGAAAAGGGTTTTCTATCTCGATGAGAACGGCAAATACGGCATGAATGCCATGGAGCTCTTGATCAACATGTTGATGAAAATGGGATCGGCGAAGAATCAGCTGGTCGCCAAAGTTTTCGGCGGTGCAATGGTGCTTGCCACGACCAGAAGCGAGGCCCTCTCCATCAGCAGGGCTAATATCGATTTTGCCTTTAATTATCTTGAATTGGAGAAGATACGAATCATCAGTTCCGATGTGGGGGGAAATCAGGCGAGAAAGATCATTATGGATCCGACGACGGGAAAAGTACTTTTGAAGAGGCTTCCGCATGTACGGGATACGGAAATCAGAAGCGAAGAGAGTGGCTATCTCGATCGGCTCAAACAGCAGGAAAAGAACGGAGCGGTGGTTTCCTTTTTCCAAGAGAGTAAAAACGAGGTGAGGCAATGA
- a CDS encoding ABC transporter ATP-binding protein, with amino-acid sequence MATVQLKGIGKVYEGGVRAVDNANIDIQDREFVVLVGPSGCGKSTTLRMVAGLEDITEGELYIDGKLVNDVPPKDRDIAMVFQNYALYPHMSVYDNMAFGLKIRKFDKAEIEKRVKEAARILDIEELLDRKPKALSGGQRQRVAVGRAIVRQPKVFLFDEPLSNLDAKLRVQMRAEISSLHHRLKATMIYVTHDQVEAMTMADKIVVMKNGIIQQIGNPLTLYNKPANRFVAGFIGSPPMNFMTVKVVEEGKKLLMEEADFKAEIKGVYADLLREKGYIGKEVIFGIRPEDLAYETEGKEGVTIKGEIGVIEPLGAETQVWVNTQKHQLIAKLDPDVNVKVGQQIFFTPNYEKANFFDLETENTIRKEE; translated from the coding sequence ATGGCTACAGTACAGCTGAAGGGTATCGGCAAGGTCTACGAAGGCGGCGTCAGGGCCGTCGACAATGCCAATATCGACATTCAAGACAGAGAATTTGTCGTTCTCGTAGGACCATCCGGTTGCGGAAAATCAACAACGCTCCGAATGGTTGCCGGTTTGGAGGATATCACCGAGGGTGAACTCTATATCGACGGTAAACTGGTAAATGATGTGCCGCCGAAAGATCGGGACATCGCGATGGTATTCCAGAACTACGCGCTTTATCCCCATATGAGCGTATACGACAACATGGCCTTCGGTCTCAAAATCAGAAAATTTGATAAAGCCGAGATCGAAAAACGTGTTAAGGAAGCGGCCAGAATTCTCGACATCGAGGAACTGCTTGACAGAAAACCAAAGGCCCTTTCCGGTGGCCAGAGGCAGCGTGTCGCCGTCGGACGCGCAATTGTTCGCCAGCCTAAGGTTTTCCTTTTCGACGAACCCCTTTCAAACCTCGATGCCAAGTTGAGGGTTCAGATGAGGGCGGAGATTTCAAGTCTTCACCACAGGCTGAAGGCAACGATGATTTATGTTACCCACGACCAGGTCGAAGCAATGACCATGGCGGACAAGATCGTTGTCATGAAAAATGGTATCATCCAGCAGATTGGAAATCCGCTGACCCTTTACAACAAACCCGCAAACAGGTTTGTCGCAGGCTTTATCGGATCACCTCCCATGAACTTCATGACTGTCAAGGTTGTGGAAGAAGGCAAGAAACTGCTGATGGAAGAAGCCGATTTCAAGGCTGAGATCAAAGGGGTCTATGCCGATCTTCTCAGAGAAAAGGGATACATCGGAAAAGAGGTCATTTTCGGAATCAGGCCGGAAGATCTTGCCTATGAAACAGAGGGAAAAGAGGGCGTAACGATCAAGGGCGAAATCGGTGTTATAGAACCCCTTGGCGCTGAAACCCAGGTATGGGTCAACACACAGAAACATCAGCTGATTGCAAAGCTTGATCCGGACGTTAATGTTAAGGTTGGCCAGCAAATATTCTTTACTCCCAATTATGAAAAAGCCAACTTTTTTGATCTTGAAACCGAAAACACCATCAGAAAGGAAGAATAG
- a CDS encoding TIGR01212 family radical SAM protein (This family includes YhcC from E. coli K-12, an uncharacterized radical SAM protein.), protein MMIRRLRKFPENPMKATLRGGGRLVNCRRSCDNESVTKRFYRYSSYLKDRYKEPVYRIGIDAGFGCPNRNPDGRGGCYYCDEAGSRAAYQEANGPHSFLRSSSGPDPDDPYWQTWMKRQIDEGGTFLSNRYGVHSFILYVQAFSGTWAPVPRLKHIYDYLLSLASFRELIVGTRPDCVDEEVVKLLSSYASSLDMDVWLELGLQSYHDQTLRHIGRGHDTSAFERAYETARAGGLKCSVHLIFGLPGEDDAMMEESVCRLARLRPDGVKIHNLHIAEGTRFAQWWREGRLQVPDTTHHLRLVADALELLPETTVVQRVTCDTPKARLLAPVDFASKAHFYRLLDEELEKRNSYQGRRFAECERNAPD, encoded by the coding sequence ATGATGATAAGACGTTTACGTAAGTTTCCCGAGAATCCCATGAAGGCAACTCTACGTGGAGGCGGACGCCTTGTCAATTGCCGACGCTCCTGTGATAATGAATCGGTGACCAAAAGATTTTATCGCTATAGTTCCTATCTGAAAGACCGTTACAAAGAACCTGTCTACAGGATCGGTATTGATGCGGGATTCGGATGCCCCAACAGAAATCCGGACGGTCGGGGGGGCTGCTATTATTGTGACGAAGCTGGTTCACGGGCCGCCTACCAGGAAGCTAATGGACCGCATTCCTTCTTGCGTTCCTCATCAGGGCCGGACCCCGATGATCCTTATTGGCAAACATGGATGAAGAGACAGATCGATGAAGGAGGGACCTTCCTTTCGAATCGCTACGGAGTGCACTCCTTTATTCTCTACGTACAGGCCTTTTCCGGAACCTGGGCACCGGTGCCGAGACTGAAGCATATCTATGATTATCTCCTCTCCCTCGCATCTTTTCGGGAGCTCATCGTCGGTACCCGTCCCGATTGTGTGGACGAAGAGGTGGTGAAGCTGCTTTCCTCTTATGCTTCCTCCCTCGATATGGATGTGTGGCTGGAGTTGGGATTGCAGAGTTATCATGATCAGACCCTTCGGCATATCGGCCGGGGGCACGACACCTCTGCCTTTGAAAGGGCCTATGAAACGGCCAGGGCCGGGGGGCTGAAATGTTCCGTTCATCTGATATTCGGGCTTCCCGGGGAAGACGACGCAATGATGGAAGAGAGTGTTTGTCGCCTGGCCCGCCTGCGGCCCGACGGGGTGAAAATTCACAATCTGCACATTGCCGAAGGAACACGGTTTGCGCAATGGTGGCGGGAAGGCCGACTGCAGGTGCCCGATACCACACACCATCTGCGGCTGGTGGCCGACGCCCTGGAGCTCTTACCCGAGACGACTGTCGTTCAGAGGGTAACCTGTGACACGCCCAAGGCCCGGCTCCTTGCTCCCGTCGATTTTGCCTCCAAAGCCCATTTCTATCGCCTTTTGGATGAAGAGCTTGAAAAACGGAATAGTTATCAGGGAAGACGATTCGCCGAATGTGAGAGAAACGCGCCGGATTGA
- a CDS encoding DUF5312 family protein yields the protein MRGQFWATGDPGSSSGGLSGLIDRILSIFLGASDPEREKRRLLKEIEKQVKHQKYKYLKTKGAEALPGLAKLFYDMYKVIAPAQVLLQNAHSSGVLKTILIESTLTGEQLKILETVDEAAIRKAAESKDTKVLASELKDKLVTFFSAFNGDKIKEINNRYNLLLLFFQLINFDYYFFLKKFDSALPERDFVYHPKFETINGSYISDDLKDFLEIMLQFNKDQNWNALFDILASYKQTEVINRDDFRKVIKNLLDVQRSSILTLIVQLIDQDPYYQPKSYYHDEHIVEEYLNKIKTGTEMTIQKILIERQNKKIDTLLNTIFGTTAISRMKYYTEKNNMAFSKKMLGGYIYVRPLNYLKAFLLDFYKRDIKTVVDILLIRGKWSTNLSSQQLSEAFHAIMQVSEDLIVFDEGLSEEGGSGVKLKAFLHKGDRDKNSIVILRKMLKDINDEALRMINETASNLIMVGKSLKLVLEDYEKKPHELILNWKEVEGAFEHDVKETLTGLYKKIYYFIQLMQFYVKKK from the coding sequence ATGCGGGGACAGTTCTGGGCAACCGGTGATCCGGGCTCCTCTTCCGGTGGGCTTTCCGGTTTGATTGATCGTATTCTTTCTATTTTTCTCGGGGCTTCCGATCCGGAACGGGAAAAACGGCGCTTACTGAAAGAGATTGAAAAACAAGTAAAACACCAGAAGTACAAGTATCTGAAGACCAAGGGGGCCGAAGCGCTGCCCGGCCTTGCGAAGCTTTTTTACGACATGTATAAGGTTATTGCCCCCGCTCAAGTGCTTTTGCAGAATGCCCATTCATCGGGGGTTTTGAAGACCATTCTTATCGAAAGTACCCTGACCGGTGAACAGCTGAAGATTCTTGAAACCGTTGATGAGGCGGCGATTAGGAAGGCCGCCGAGAGTAAGGACACAAAGGTCCTTGCCTCTGAGCTGAAGGACAAGCTCGTTACCTTCTTTTCGGCCTTTAACGGCGACAAAATAAAAGAGATCAACAATCGCTACAATCTCCTGCTTCTCTTTTTTCAGCTGATCAATTTCGACTACTATTTCTTTCTTAAGAAGTTCGATTCCGCTCTTCCCGAACGGGATTTTGTGTATCATCCTAAATTCGAGACAATCAACGGCAGCTATATCAGCGATGATCTTAAGGATTTTCTGGAGATCATGCTTCAATTCAATAAGGACCAGAACTGGAATGCCTTGTTTGATATTCTCGCCTCGTATAAACAGACGGAAGTCATAAATCGTGACGATTTTCGTAAGGTGATAAAAAACCTTCTTGATGTTCAACGCAGTTCGATCCTTACACTGATCGTTCAGCTCATCGACCAGGACCCCTATTATCAACCAAAGAGCTACTATCACGATGAGCATATCGTTGAGGAGTATCTGAACAAGATCAAGACCGGTACCGAGATGACGATTCAGAAGATTCTCATTGAACGGCAAAACAAAAAAATCGACACCCTTCTGAACACTATTTTCGGGACAACGGCGATCAGCCGCATGAAATACTATACCGAGAAGAATAATATGGCCTTTTCCAAGAAGATGCTTGGGGGCTATATCTACGTTCGTCCTCTCAACTATTTGAAAGCCTTTCTCCTCGACTTCTATAAGCGTGATATCAAAACGGTTGTGGATATCTTGTTGATAAGGGGCAAATGGTCGACAAATCTCTCCAGTCAGCAACTCTCCGAAGCCTTTCATGCGATCATGCAGGTTTCCGAGGATTTGATTGTCTTCGACGAGGGGCTTTCGGAAGAAGGCGGTTCCGGAGTCAAGCTGAAGGCCTTTCTCCATAAGGGGGACAGAGATAAAAACAGCATCGTTATCTTGCGAAAAATGCTGAAAGATATAAATGATGAGGCGCTGCGGATGATAAATGAGACCGCAAGCAACCTTATCATGGTCGGAAAAAGCCTGAAATTGGTATTGGAAGACTATGAGAAGAAACCCCACGAACTTATCCTCAACTGGAAGGAGGTTGAGGGGGCCTTCGAGCATGATGTAAAGGAAACTCTTACCGGTCTCTATAAAAAGATCTACTATTTTATCCAATTGATGCAATTTTATGTAAAGAAGAAATAA
- a CDS encoding methylated-DNA--[protein]-cysteine S-methyltransferase: MQAWQLDRDFSLGTMRMQVTESGELFSLRFVDRNSPVTEEQRPTQQASPYPPLPEEAERVLSSTVDQLREYFAGKRSGFDLAYHHTGGPFAKKVYSEVSRIPPGETRTYRQIAEAIGKPTAARAVAGALAANTLLIIIPCHRGVPSSGGVGNYRDGTRKKGELIALEKRLYGTSCE; encoded by the coding sequence ATGCAAGCATGGCAACTCGACCGCGATTTTTCCCTTGGAACAATGAGAATGCAAGTAACCGAGTCTGGAGAACTCTTTTCTCTCAGGTTTGTCGACCGGAACTCCCCAGTGACGGAGGAACAGAGGCCAACTCAGCAGGCATCTCCGTATCCACCGTTGCCCGAAGAGGCAGAACGGGTGCTCTCCTCCACCGTAGACCAACTGAGAGAATATTTTGCCGGTAAGCGAAGCGGTTTTGATCTTGCCTATCATCATACGGGCGGGCCCTTTGCGAAAAAGGTATATAGCGAAGTATCTCGTATCCCCCCGGGAGAAACGAGAACGTATCGCCAAATTGCAGAAGCCATCGGAAAACCCACAGCAGCCCGAGCCGTGGCAGGGGCTTTGGCCGCCAATACACTGCTGATCATCATTCCCTGCCACAGGGGTGTACCATCGAGTGGAGGAGTGGGAAACTATCGGGACGGGACAAGGAAAAAAGGAGAGCTTATCGCATTGGAAAAACGGCTATATGGAACAAGCTGCGAATAG
- a CDS encoding symporter small accessory protein: MINPTDTAMSVAHALIFFSTVGCIVYGLLHWNRQDQTETVPLEREKETH; this comes from the coding sequence ATGATCAATCCGACCGACACGGCAATGTCCGTGGCTCATGCGTTGATTTTCTTTTCTACGGTGGGCTGTATCGTGTATGGGCTTCTGCACTGGAACAGGCAGGACCAGACCGAGACGGTCCCTCTGGAGAGAGAGAAGGAGACACATTAA
- a CDS encoding NYN domain-containing protein, with translation MQRDIEEQSQQKLAVLIDADNTQGSIVEGLLAEVAKYGIASVKRIYGDWTSPNLRSWKEVLLEHSIIPIQQFGYTSGKNATDSAMIIDAMDLLYTERFDGFCIVSSDSDFTRLAARIREEGLTVYGFGEKKTPRAFVSACDKFIYTEILREDAEEVHSTKKSGGELKRDSKLVNLLRTAVEDSADDSGWAYLGNVGQNIAKKMPDFDSRNYGFKKLGELMEATTLFEKDTRTIKNAPGELLYFRDKRKKN, from the coding sequence ATGCAAAGAGATATTGAAGAACAAAGCCAGCAGAAACTGGCGGTACTCATTGATGCCGATAATACTCAAGGTTCTATTGTGGAAGGCCTTTTGGCCGAGGTGGCTAAATACGGCATTGCCAGCGTAAAACGAATCTATGGCGACTGGACAAGCCCCAATTTGCGAAGCTGGAAGGAGGTGCTCCTCGAGCATTCGATCATACCGATCCAGCAGTTCGGTTACACCAGCGGGAAGAATGCCACCGACAGCGCAATGATCATAGACGCCATGGACCTTCTCTATACCGAACGATTCGACGGCTTTTGCATCGTATCGAGCGACAGCGACTTTACCCGCCTTGCGGCAAGGATCAGGGAAGAGGGGCTGACGGTATACGGCTTCGGAGAAAAAAAGACGCCCAGGGCCTTTGTGTCCGCTTGTGACAAATTCATTTACACGGAAATCCTTCGGGAAGATGCGGAAGAGGTCCATTCCACAAAGAAAAGCGGAGGAGAACTTAAACGGGATTCAAAATTGGTCAATCTGCTGAGAACGGCGGTGGAAGATTCGGCGGACGACTCGGGATGGGCCTATCTCGGCAACGTCGGTCAAAATATCGCCAAGAAAATGCCCGATTTCGATTCCAGAAACTACGGTTTCAAGAAGTTGGGAGAATTGATGGAGGCGACGACCCTTTTCGAAAAGGACACAAGAACCATCAAGAACGCCCCGGGAGAGCTCCTCTACTTTCGAGACAAACGCAAAAAGAACTGA
- the rlmKL gene encoding bifunctional 23S rRNA (guanine(2069)-N(7))-methyltransferase RlmK/23S rRNA (guanine(2445)-N(2))-methyltransferase RlmL, giving the protein MIVSHTLFAPSAKHCSDIVADEAALAGGEVLAILPGGVSFRGNLETMYRFCLNARVASSLILSLGRFAVEEATDLYRAANSIDWPSLFPVRASFAVDAAGKRDRAVEHTGYAARVVKDAIADRFRDACGARPSVDTAHPDITINLFIERKAVSIGIDLAGEALHRRGYRKERGEVVLRETVAAAALVRAGWKGMAGEGKPFVDPFCGSGTLLIEAALAAGDIAPGLFRRRFGFESLKGHDSQLWERMKKEAEEIRHKGLKRIPVIKGYDIDPAAVAAAAKNIAAAGLRERIEVKVADARFLDPGALREPGLLLCDPPYGKRSDLKGKALEGLYRSFGENLKLHFGGWKIGVVAGDEARNYHIGLKPEKVNTLFNGPVECSLGLYQIREREQSPGGAMAANRLKKNMKRLKRWLLDEGITCFRLYDADMPEYAAAIDLYESVDNDRWIHLQEYVPPASIDPAAAARRLGELVDATSDALGIARSHIVVKRRRRQRGTNQYAKFSETGREFEVFENGLRFLVNLHDYLDTGIFLDHRPLRRTIMETAQDKRFLNLFCYTGTVSVHAAAGSAARTTSVDNSNTYLNWAGRNMALNGFQTQFGDKKAKHRLIKADCLTWLETAAKQEHGAYDLIFLDPPTFSNSKNMDDTFDVQRDHPKLIEWCMELLAPGGLLLFSTNRKGFVLELKDQDAREITDETIDPDFLTRKAPHLCWTLQK; this is encoded by the coding sequence CAAAGCATTGCAGCGACATTGTCGCCGACGAAGCCGCCCTTGCCGGAGGGGAGGTTCTTGCCATTCTCCCCGGAGGTGTCTCCTTTCGGGGAAATCTTGAAACCATGTACCGTTTTTGTCTCAACGCGCGGGTTGCTTCCTCGCTGATTCTGAGCCTTGGCCGATTTGCCGTCGAAGAAGCTACAGACCTCTATCGGGCCGCAAACAGTATCGACTGGCCCTCCCTGTTTCCGGTTCGGGCAAGCTTTGCCGTTGATGCAGCAGGAAAACGGGATAGGGCTGTGGAGCATACAGGCTATGCCGCACGGGTGGTGAAGGACGCTATCGCCGACAGATTTCGAGACGCCTGCGGCGCCCGCCCCAGTGTGGACACCGCCCACCCGGATATCACCATCAATCTTTTCATAGAGCGAAAAGCGGTCAGTATCGGAATCGACCTTGCAGGAGAGGCCCTGCACAGGCGCGGTTACAGAAAAGAGCGGGGAGAGGTCGTCCTTCGGGAGACCGTGGCAGCAGCGGCTCTGGTGAGGGCGGGCTGGAAGGGCATGGCCGGTGAAGGGAAACCCTTTGTCGATCCATTCTGTGGAAGCGGAACACTTCTCATTGAAGCGGCTCTGGCAGCCGGAGATATAGCACCGGGGCTCTTTCGCAGACGATTCGGGTTCGAAAGTTTGAAGGGCCATGATTCCCAGCTCTGGGAAAGGATGAAAAAAGAGGCGGAGGAGATCCGCCACAAGGGGCTGAAACGGATTCCCGTCATCAAAGGCTACGATATCGATCCGGCGGCTGTCGCCGCTGCAGCAAAAAATATTGCCGCAGCCGGACTTCGGGAAAGGATTGAGGTAAAGGTCGCAGATGCCAGGTTTCTTGATCCCGGAGCGTTGCGTGAGCCGGGCCTGCTGCTCTGCGATCCCCCGTACGGAAAGCGAAGCGACCTGAAAGGTAAGGCGCTGGAAGGGCTCTATCGCAGTTTCGGAGAAAACCTGAAACTCCATTTCGGGGGATGGAAGATCGGAGTCGTCGCCGGAGACGAAGCAAGGAACTATCACATTGGTCTGAAGCCGGAAAAGGTCAACACCCTTTTCAACGGACCGGTGGAATGCAGTCTGGGGCTCTATCAGATCCGTGAACGGGAACAAAGCCCGGGCGGCGCAATGGCGGCAAACCGTTTGAAGAAGAACATGAAACGGCTGAAACGGTGGCTCCTCGACGAGGGGATAACCTGTTTCCGTCTCTACGATGCCGATATGCCCGAGTACGCCGCTGCCATAGACCTCTACGAGAGCGTGGACAACGACCGATGGATACACCTCCAGGAATACGTTCCACCGGCTTCCATTGATCCGGCAGCGGCGGCCAGAAGGCTCGGCGAGCTGGTGGATGCGACATCCGACGCCCTTGGGATAGCCCGGAGTCATATCGTCGTAAAGAGAAGAAGACGGCAGCGCGGCACGAATCAGTACGCGAAGTTTTCCGAAACGGGACGGGAGTTCGAGGTCTTCGAAAACGGCCTTCGTTTTTTGGTCAACCTCCACGACTACCTCGATACAGGCATCTTCCTAGACCATCGCCCCTTGCGACGAACCATCATGGAAACAGCCCAGGATAAGCGTTTCTTAAACCTTTTTTGTTATACGGGAACGGTATCGGTTCATGCCGCCGCAGGGAGTGCGGCACGTACCACGAGTGTCGATAATTCCAACACCTACCTTAACTGGGCAGGGCGGAACATGGCCCTCAACGGCTTTCAGACGCAGTTCGGCGATAAGAAGGCAAAGCACCGGCTGATAAAAGCGGACTGCCTGACATGGCTTGAAACTGCGGCGAAACAAGAGCACGGGGCCTATGATCTCATCTTTCTCGATCCGCCCACGTTCTCGAATTCGAAAAATATGGACGACACCTTCGATGTTCAGCGCGATCATCCGAAGCTCATCGAATGGTGCATGGAACTGCTCGCCCCAGGCGGCCTGCTGCTCTTTTCGACAAACAGAAAAGGGTTCGTCCTTGAGCTAAAGGATCAGGATGCTCGGGAAATTACCGACGAGACCATCGATCCTGACTTTCTCACCAGAAAGGCCCCGCACCTATGCTGGACCTTACAAAAATAA